The sequence TTGACCGGTAGAGATCAAGTTATAATCCTCGTCGGTTACAGATCTCTGTCTCTTGTTCGTCTTTATACGACCATTGTACCTCGACGTTGATTTCAATATATGTGCACACACATGATAAATGCAATTTCACAattaaaagaccaaccctcaAACCACAATACACATATATTGAACCTAATAAAACTTCATCATACTTCCATATTTTTATAAGTCCATAAACATCTATAATTCCATATTTTCATCATACTTCCATATTTTTATAATTCCACAAACACAAATTATATCGTCTACACGTATGAAAAACATATtagaaacacaaaaaataaaccaaaaaaccaactcaaattaatcaatttcaaattcaaaaaaatctaTTCAAAATCAATTGTTTTTATGCATACAAATAAGCTCTTCTACATATATAACAAACATATTCATCTATCACACAAACTaaccaaaaccaaaacttttTTTCACAATCGGCTGGGCAGAGATGAACCCAACTATGAATTCATTTCAAGGTCAGgcaaaaaaacacacacacacgtACCTTTGGTGCTGTAGAGGCTTGGCAAAATGCATGGGTAAAAGCTGAAGTGTTATCCAAACATACTGAAGTGCTAGCTAGTAAGTCACTGGTACTAGCCGTGGTCTCAACCAAATAATCTCCCTTGAACCTTTGTGGCTGACACTTTGTACGCTAGTTCTTCATTAGTTTTCCCATCTACAGGGACGGATCCAGGATGGCGGATTTTTCATTTTAGACCCGGGTTAATACACATGATTAAccaaaaatttggctaaaatgggAAAAATTAGGCTTGTGGACCGGGAGGGCGACCGGGGCTAAAGCCCGGTTAGCCCTCTCATAGGTCCGTCCCTGCCCATCTAGCTTCCTATGTGTATCACATTGTTGTAATGACATTGTAACAAAATCCCTTTCCCGGACGGATTCCATGAGTTCCATGGGGACCGGCTCCTAAATCACAAAATCAACAATTACAATAGTACATTTATTCATAATTTATCGAGGCTAATTTGGAAAACATAGTTATTGGTTTAGGAACAACAAGCTACCAACCTGTTTAAAATCTTGTAATGAGTCTAAACAGAATTCAACTTCGACAATACAAGCATCATTCACGATATACCCATTGCTAGGGTCTTTAAGTTCTTTTAGCTGTATGAACTCATCAAAACTCCAGTCGCTCTCATCTTTGGTGAACCGGAACATGTCTTCCGTGTCTATATATACCAATAAACAAGGGAGAGATATAGAACCTATAGAAGTTACCGATTTATTTTGTATATGTGTGAAATAATATATAGTGCACAATGCTACCTTTTCTCAATgtgtttttgttgtttgtttgatCAACAACGGACAAACTGAATTTCTCAAACTGCCATTCCTTACATTCAATTGCAACCACGTAGATTGATAAGTAACCGTTCGTATTACATCCCCTGCGGAAAGCCAGCAATCGCCTAACACAAAGATAGCAAATTTTGAGTATTCATTCAATATGATAACAGAAATTGCAACATAGAGATAGTAATAGTACTGCAGAGAAAGGGTTGATTCATATACCATTTGTGAGGACCTATTTTGAAAATAGGTGAGAAACGACTTTCATCATCCAATTCTGAAATGTTTTCAATCTTCCATTTAAATCTGGAAAAGGAAGAGACGTCGTCTGCATGCTCCTTCTGTACTGCAGGAAGCAATGAAGAATTAAGTATAAGCAAAACCTTTCATTTGGGGCAAAAATGCTGCCTAGCTAAGAAAATCTAAAGAAAGATAAATGTACAAAACTTTTTCGACAACTGAATCGTGTACATCATTTTTGGTAGTATGCATTGAAAATGTCTAGTTCAATCAGTACTGatcatttagaagaagaaaacattgAAGATAAAGTGTATCTAGCTAGCAGTACTGCAGAGAGAGAATTGCACCTACGCACGCTTAGGAACTAGGCCTAGGgtttaattttctttatttctcttgCCAAAATTGAATGGACTCATTTTAGGTGACACTGCTGCGCTGCATACTTACCCGCGCTTGCTCTGCACCATTATTTCACTTGTAATAAGATTGCAATCGTAAGTTTTTGTTTTTATCGACGAACTTAAAATATTACTCCATTTGTCCTACTTTACTTGCTTAAAATGGTTTTTGCACACAGATTAAGGAAAGTATACTTTACTTGCTTAAAATGGTTTTTGCACACAGATTAAGGAAAGTAGAGAGAGGAGAATTTTTTCCAAAATTACCCCCACACTCGTATTTAAGATGCATCTAATTTTTTGGTCTAGTAGAGAGAGGAGTATCTAAGATGTGCATGAGAAATAGAATTACCTGATTCCAACATAGGGGCAAATTGGGCTAaaatatgagaaaatatgaaactTAGCAACTAAACTAGGACCAAAAAAATGCCCAATTTAAACAAGTAAACTAGGCCGGAGGGAGTAACAGTTTACACacgcagaaaaaaaaaaaagaaaaatagaagagataaagataaaacaatctcTGCGATAAAATCTGCATATTCCATGGCATCTTTCTGTTGACATTTACTGTGCGAGGGAACTGAGGAACTCTGTGGTTCCTAGTCCCTGAAATTCCAAAGTGGATCATGGCTTGAAAATGTGCTCTTTAAGCTAGTTTCCACATCTTGTGATTCATCCATAATAACAATGCCATGCTTATTCTCATATCTCGTCAGGGCACCTAATGCTCCTACAAATCCTTCATGCCGTAAAAACATTGCTTTTGCTGTACCTTTTGAGCTGAACAATCATGTGCATTGAAGATCAATATGTATTACGACAAAATAAACTAAACTGTAGTTGTAGGACACACATCTAGCCACTTACTGGTAATGAACTGAAGATGACAGGATCTCCAGGGCACATGTATTGTCCTTTATAAATGATCCTCCAAAAAAGATCCTCTTGATTCCATATATACGGGCATTCAAGGAGGCAATCTATCACATCATTAGAATAGGAACATATCAGCCAATGATTATTCAAATTTGTTACATATTTCAGTACTGAAGTTGAGTCAACCATGCAAAACTATAGATCAATGTACTGCAATTTACCTGCGCAATGTTGAGCGAGAACATTTGCAACAGAGACAGAGATAAATCTTCCACATTGCAATCTTCAAGGGTTTTATTTTCAGATATTGTCTTTCCAAAACTTCCGATATTCATGTTAGGCGGTGCATTCAACTGTTGCCAACCAGATAAGTATAAGGCTTTAGACAATTCATTTTATTTATTAACGGTTAAATTGTATATATGTTTTATGACACTCGATAAGATATTTTAAATTACCTTCTGAGCATGTTTCTCAACATATTCCCGATCACCAAAGGTGTCTTCCACAAACAAATCTATTCTTTTAATGTTTCCGCGTTTACTCAACTCTATGATCTCATTAAAGCTGGAACGAAAAAACAATGCGCAGATTCAAGTCCAAGACTCAACTTTTTAAATGAAGGCACAACAACATAGATAATTTAGTTAAGGGTCAACCTCTTGCATTTCGTCAACAACCTCCCGAGCCCCCAACAAGTAATGCCACCAATACGAGTTCCATCAACTGCTTCATAATTGCCATCTCCTTCAATCTAACTCAGTCGTAATAAGGGAGGGTATGTATTAGATTATACATAATAATGTCATTTGGAATAAAAGAAATCGTAATGTTACAGCCATAGTTGGTAAAACACACCTTGAGTATGACAACACCCGAACCAATATTCACGTAAAGATAAGGGAACAAATCATTCTTGTCAATAGCAACACTTTCCTTTTTTCCCTCTACGAAGGTAAACGCTTCGTTTTGGATTACCTGTTTCACCAAGTCAGTTTTGTAGTCAGAAGTATATCCAAAATAGAACAAttggaatattggttcaaattaaGTTCATTCTATGCATCATGCTAAGCAATGACAAAAGAGCTAGGAGAGATGTATGGCTTTCACCTTAAGCAAGAAATTTGCTCCAATTGCTAGACAATCCATCTCATCTTCTTTTTCAACCATAACATCAATCTTTTCCATAAACAAATCCGCAAACTTGTGTGCTCCAGCCCCAGTGACCTACTTACGAAGAAAAACATGTTTATTTTGAAAGTTCGATACCCCAACAAAATGCAGAAAATCAACAAATGTTTGGTTATTTACTTGAAATGCATATCTGTTGCTGCTCAAAATATTACCATTTGATTATTACATAAAGACATAATATATGTACCTTAACATTTGCAGCAATtcctttttgtttgttttctggATCAGTTCCTGTTAACACAGAAAACTCCCTCATAAACACTAATACATGGTTTAGGATATTTCTTTGTGTTTTATGGAATTAATAAGTTTGTTGAATAAATGTAACTGACCAACTTGGCAATGAAGCTGCTTGAATTTGATAAAATCCAAACACTGATTGATTTCCCTTGTCTCAAATTTTACAAAATGAAGCCATCCGCCATGAACAGGGTGACTTCTATGTTCCAAAGCCTTCATCATGTCAGTATTATCTTCATCTTCCCCCGGTGATTGCTCATGTCTCGAGAAATACACGAGCTTGATCAGTGATCCTGACAAGCACATCAGAAGATACATATTTCATTTACACCTAAAAAAAAGTATAATTTGATACACACAAGGAGAACAGAATTTTATGATAGAACTTACCTCCGATGTCGAGAGCCAAATATGGAACATCCTCTTGAATTCCTGTTCTTTCAGATTTTGTGTTGTTTTCTTCAGGAACATGGTGTTCGGATATTTCAGCCATTGTCTCTGTTTTCTTAAATTGAGTCTAAATTTTGTTGAGCTTTCGACAGGTCAAGAAACTTGAAACTTAATAATTGAAACACAAAATTTGTTATATCTCGATTATAAAAAGAGGAGTGGTTACAGAAAGCTAATCTGTAAATCACATTTTGAATATTAATTTGGCCAGCTAGTTGACATCACAATAAAAAACACTAGGGTTGAGTCGTTGACATTGTAAGAGAGGGTAGATCATAGAAAAAGAAAGCTCATGACTTTGTACAGGCGTTTATTGACGTGAGAAATAATCTCGCTGCAACTTGCTGGTTACAGAACATATCACAACTTGCTGATTTGCTAAGGCATTCCTCTATTGTTCCCAATGTCAAATTGATTTGCTATATAATCAGCTCTAGAAGTGTTGGCGTTATCATCTATTCTACGTGACAACTGAACAAAATTAACACTAGCGAGATTCACCATATTGATCAAACACACTCTTGATGTTCTTTAATCCTTCTTTAAACTTGGGAAATGTCAAGATTATGCTATTAATTGACTTAAAAAGTATTAGGTTCAGAAGAGCCTCTTTTCTTGATGGCCTCCACCATTTTCTTTTAAGCTTCGGATTTAGTCTCTTATACTTGCTAGATGTATTGTAACTACAAAGCATGACTTGGATTCGGTCAGAGAAAAAAGACTTCAGAGAGGAACATAAGCAACAGGCACCTGAAATGAAATACATGTGAAGGAGCTCTGTTAGTGATGATGTCATAGCTGCCTCAACTCATTTTCTACAGCCAAAATCTTTATGGAACACTTGATCATAGCGAACAAAGAAAATTCCTCGATTCATATGAAATTGGCATCCATTGCAAGTATTATTCCCCTAATGCAATTGAATCAAAGTTGTTAATGATACACAAAAACTATAACCTGAACCTGGGAGTTCTAAATATGCAACACTTACCCCACTGGTACCAAGATAGCCTGCGAAAAACTGTAAAGTGAAACATATGACCGTAGAACATCCCAGAAAACCTGAGATGCTTCTCACAGTAACCTAGAATCTATTAAATTCTCCCACATCAACCGGGTAGTTCTAACATTCTTAAGATTTTTCGGTAAATAGATTAAGGATTCTTAGCTTATACTATGAAAAAGGAGCCACTTACAGTTAGTTTCCTTAGGAACATTACGTGATAGTACTCTCTAGAAGTAGAAGATTGCAATCAGATGTCAATTCAAGGCGTATGTGAGACAAAAATGACACAGATGAACTTTAAAAAGAAATGCCTCCGGAAATAGAAGAGGATAACCTATGGAAAGATCCATTTATTCCACAGGTTAAAGAGTCGTAGGACGACTCTCTTATAATCATAAAATCTAAAATGTAAGAGACATTCTTTTTTGGCACTAATGAAACATGATTCTTGATGAGATCATAAATTGAGGATGAGATCAGAAATATGAAGAAGGAGCAAAAGATTAAAATTTGGAAAAATGATCTACATGGTGATGTGAGACCCTCACTAATCCACCTCTGGATCCTCTACCAGGTCAGTCCAAATAGAGTTGATGCCATTGGTTCCAAAAGCAGCATTCTGTTctagttttgcacaattctacCAAGAAAAGTAGGGGGTATTTGCTCAAACACTCAAGAAAAGGCTAGAAATTTCTGAATTTTCACATCCATCAAAAACCCTATCACATCGTCATCGTTCAAACAATCAGATCATCTCTGAGTGATCGAAAGCAAACCCAATTGATATATATTTCATGCAAGTCAATTTTTTCCAGTAGGAACCAATATGATGCATCCTATTCCAATATTAATAACCATACCAATACCAtgataaagatacaaaattttCTGTATTCATTTCAAATTAGTTAATTTCAAACCCATGAAAATTGATCTTTTTCAGTACTCCGAGTGTACAGTAACAATGAAAAGACATTAGAGAAGACACAAAGAAAGAATGAACATGGAAAGCTTGCCTGGTAATTCTTTCATGGCGTCTAATTTCATCAGAGTATCCGTAACACCAATAAACAAAAACATAGAACAGCATCTCCACCGCGGCCGCTACTTCTTTCAAGTACGAGTGTTGCAAATGGTTTTGCTTCGTTCGGACTTGTGATGTTGTCTTTCTACCTCTTTTAGCACCTGTCTTTGTAACTGGGACCGGGATAAACTGAGAATAAAAGAAAGTCGACGCCGTAGCACCCCAATCGGCATCTCTTTGTTAAATTCCTCGTGATCCTCGAAAACCCTGTACTAATTCACAAACTAAAATAGGAGTAGTAAATAGACTTTGGAGTGGGACTTTCTAATACAGATTATTAGAAAAATAACACATGCCGAAAATTCGGGACAAATAAAAGGTATTAAAATAGTACAACAAGCTCCGGCCACCGGCCATTTGCAGCCGACACTGGCTCTAGCccctaaaatttgtaaaattataAAAACACTCTTAGATTTATGATgtaatttgggtttagtccaccTAAGTCTTCATGTTTAGTCCATAGATgtccaaatattttatttaagtcACCCTCATTCACTAGTAGAAAAATGATATTTGGCGACAGGTATAAACTGTTACCGTACTATTtctgtaacaattttatttttttctgcgATGTCACGAAAGCCCCTGTTACGAAAAGTTTATAAAAACTGTTACAGAATGGTTATTGAAAAACGTTGCATAAATTTTAAAACTGTTATTCATGTCTACCTTCCACAACAGTTTGCACAAATTTATGTTACCAAATAGTTACTACCGTAACTGTTTCTGTAAAAACCATTACAATTGACAGTTTATTGTAACATATTTAACAACAAACTGTTGCTACTATTAGAGCTATCATAACAGATTTTTCTTAAACTGTCATCGTACTCCTATTACAATGACATCTTTTTACGAAACTGTTACTATATTTTGGGTAAAAGGAACATATGATTTTATAAAGTGTCATTATATGTCACTTTAAACGGGTAGACCCGATGGTTTCAGATAGGTGAAGATATGGGCTTAGATTATTGGTTGAGAGTTGTTTATGGGAGACCCAATGGCTTCAAATCTGTTTGGGTGCAGGTCTAGACCGAGGTTattatttaggaataattaaaatattgcacAAATGTACTGCCATATAAATTAATGTATTCTTAATGCTTTAAGATTATTTATAAAATCAAATAAGTTAAATGCCAACATCCAAAAGAAATGATAACATTTGATCTGGGGaaaggaaaaacacaaaaaaaaaagaaaaaagtgaaaaaataaTCTTAAAAGAAAGCATCTTGTGCGTAATTAGCTCATATTTTCCATTCCATTGTTCTCCTTTATACATGGTGTGTAATTTTTAAGTGTTTATGTACTTCCATCATATCTCCCTCGTGATACTTTTTTCTTGAAAGTAGTTACCTTTGCACAATTTCCTTCATGAAGTTTTTCGGGTTATCCTTACACAAGTTCTTCCATGAAGTTTTTCGACTTGACCTGTCAAATATAAATCAAGTTATATCCTAAATATCTAGCTACCTGTGTGATCCGTTGCATGTCTAACTGCAATAACAACTCAAATTTCATGCAAAATGTAATTATGTGGATACAACCTCATACAGTTCTTAAGCCACATATTTAAATTACATAAAACATTTCAAGAACATAACCATACCTTCAAGGAGCAGCAAAATACAACACCTTCCTATTTGACCTGAGTATATCTGCCCCAAAGTGGAAAATGGAACATATTTTCGATTAGAAAACAAGTAAGTTAGGGGGGAAATCTAAAGAAGGaagtggatcaacaatggtattTCAAGTGACTTTCCTGTAATTCTGGTAGATCCATTGAGCAAGATCAGTAGGAGCTTTGATAGAGGCAATAGATAGCTTTGGCCCCACTTAGAGTCCTGGACCAGAAGGATGAGATCACACTTCCTACATATTACCTTAGTTATGAAAAAATTCCGCATagtaaaccaacaaaaaaaaataaaaaaatatgaccTCAATTGTTCTTGTACCCAATGGTATGAAGTGAAACCCATTAGCTAGAAGTGGAGTATCATCTGGAACCAAAATCATTTGATTAGTAAGAGTGAAAACAAGCTCAGTACCAGCTACATACATTACATAAAACAAGCTTGTGTAATTAGTGAACCAACTGATCAGAGAAAAACCAAGAAAAGCTAATGAGTTTTATTGTCTAGTACCTTTTTTTGTCTAGTACCTTCTCGTAACTAGCAACATTAATGTAGTCTCCATCTTCTTATAAAGGAAAAGTGAATAATGTCTTAACTAACCACAAGGATCTTTACACCATAAAACAAGCAAATACAACATATCAAGATCAAATGCTGAGAATATTAGTTAAGTATTTATCTTAATATTCAACATGCAATTACTGATGCTTGGGCTAACTAGATCCATGACTATAAGTATAAATATGATTCTTCATGGTAGTTAAATTATACTCAGAAATTAACTTGTGATTTTTAATCGAACGTACGAACTTGATAAATCCCAATGGTTACACTGGACAAGGTAGTTTCAGATTAGAACCAAATTTACAAGTTTCTCATAAGCTGGTAGCCAACAGTGGTAATACTATCTGGGATCAACAACATGCAACAAAACATTGTATAACGTTTATAGGGTAGTAATAACTAAAAACGTTCAACAATAACTGGAAAATACTACAACCAAGGAGTTCTGCATCGCAGAACCTTGTTCAACCACATAATTTAAAGGGAGGGCTACAAAATTGTTGAGCCAAACATTTATGTTCCTGGGTTTGacgtttcaattatataaaaccaTGAAGTTATGCATGTATTTTAATGACAAATAAAAGTAATACAATGAGTCATATCAGAAACTGGAAGCTTATAGGATCACATCTCATATTATTGACTCAGTGCAGAAGatcaaaagaaatcaaagaacaaACTTTCGTCACCTCATGATTATTACTGCATTTCAGATTTATTAACTTCCTAGTTTTCTCCTATTCAAATATAAGAATCTAATCTGTGCTCATCATTAATGGATATATCACCATTTGTTTCCCGTGTTGTAAAGCAGAAAATCTCCATGTGACACCTAAAAAACTCCAAAATTTCCTGCCAACTTCAAAAAGTAAATTAACTTACAAGATGAGGTTTGATTCCACATGAGATACCGCCATCCATCGTACTAGATTTGT comes from Papaver somniferum cultivar HN1 chromosome 7, ASM357369v1, whole genome shotgun sequence and encodes:
- the LOC113300620 gene encoding pantothenate kinase 2-like, whose product is MAEISEHHVPEENNTKSERTGIQEDVPYLALDIGGSLIKLVYFSRHEQSPGEDEDNTDMMKALEHRSHPVHGGWLHFVKFETREINQCLDFIKFKQLHCQVGTDPENKQKGIAANVKVTGAGAHKFADLFMEKIDVMVEKEDEMDCLAIGANFLLKVIQNEAFTFVEGKKESVAIDKNDLFPYLYVNIGSGVVILKIEGDGNYEAVDGTRIGGITCWGLGRLLTKCKSFNEIIELSKRGNIKRIDLFVEDTFGDREYVEKHAQKLNAPPNMNIGSFGKTISENKTLEDCNVEDLSLSLLQMFSLNIAQIASLNARIYGIKRIFFGGSFIKDNTCALEILSSSVHYHSKGTAKAMFLRHEGFVGALGALTRYENKHGIVIMDESQDVETSLKSTFSSHDPLWNFRD